GACATTCTCCAGAATTTGCTCCCGAGTCATGACTTCTCGGGGATGTTCCATGAGATACAGCAATTTCCAGCCTAGTGAGGCGTATTTGATAGAATGATTTGTATGTTTACTTCATGCTCAATCAAGTGCAACCATACTCACTAGATCTTAGACAGAAAATTGTTGATGCATATCTTGAAGGGAATACGTCGCAACGTCAAATCGCTATACAATTTCGAGTTGCTTATAGTTTCGTGCGAAAGTTAATCAAACAACATCGGGAAACAGGTGAGATTGTCCCCAAACAACGAACTGTGCAAACACCGACCAAACTAAGTGTTGAGCAACTGGAGATTTTAGAGACGATTGTTGAATCGAATAACGACGCGACGTTGGCAGAGTTATGTAACTTGTTAGAACAGAGGGTCGGTGTCCGAGTTGGCGTTTCGACAATGTTTCGAATGCTAGAGAAGCTGAACTTAACGCTTAAAAAAAACTCTGCATCCCGACGAAAAGGAAACTGAGCGAGTGCAAACTAAACGAGTCGAATTTTGGCAACTGGTTCGAGGATTTCTAGCTCAAAATCTAATCTTCATTGATGAATCAGGAGTGGACTTAGCCTTGACCCGACTCTGGGCGCGTGCACCGAAAGGCAGACGAGCACATGGCAAGCGTCCAAGCCAGCGAGGGAAACGAGTCTCGATTCTAGGGGCGATTAGTCTGCGGGAGGTCGTGACTTACTGCAATCTCATGGGGTCAACTGATGGACTGACCTTTGAAGCCTTTATTTCCCAGAAACTTGTGCCTAAGTTATGGAAAGGTGCCTGTGTCATCCTGGATAACTGCTCTATTCATCTGGGTGAAGACGTTAGAAAGTTGATTGAGGATGCAGGAGCCAAGCTAATTTTCCTACCCCCTTACTCACCAGACTTTTCGCCTATCGAGAATTGCTTTTCAAAGATTAAGAGCATTCTGCGTTCGATTAAGGCACGCAGTTATCCAGAACTTGCCAAAGCTATTGATGAAGCTTTCTCCCAGGTGTCATCGAGCGACTTAAGGAACTGGTTCTCTCATTGCTGTTACTGTGCCTCACCAGCATAAAAAACGCTGTATAATGAAATGTTCCTACACTTAAAGCTATCGGTTTACATTCAGCTTATATGACTATTTTTGACCGTTCCAAACATGTGTACGTTTCTCCTGACTTTGACGAAGTCGTAAAAGATACGATACGCTTTTTTAACGGTACACCTGTACATCCAATTCCCGTTCCAAAGCGTTTTCATGGAACAGGAATTTATGCGCTATATTGCATTGCAAAATCTGGCATATATTCAAGATTTAATTTGGTCAATAGAACTGCATTCCACATGCCTATTTACGTTGGGAAAGCAGTTCCGAAAGGTTGGCGTCAAGCTAGACAGCTAATACCCGTAAATACCCAAAGCTACGAGCTAAACAATCGAATTAACGAACATAGCCACAGCATAGATCTAGCAGAAAACTTAGATAGATCTGATTTT
This portion of the Leptolyngbya sp. 'hensonii' genome encodes:
- a CDS encoding IS630 family transposase (programmed frameshift) is translated as MQPYSLDLRQKIVDAYLEGNTSQRQIAIQFRVAYSFVRKLIKQHRETGEIVPKQRTVQTPTKLSVEQLEILETIVESNNDATLAELCNLLEQRVGVRVGVSTMFRMLEKLNLTLKKKTLHPDEKETERVQTKRVEFWQLVRGFLAQNLIFIDESGVDLALTRLWARAPKGRRAHGKRPSQRGKRVSILGAISLREVVTYCNLMGSTDGLTFEAFISQKLVPKLWKGACVILDNCSIHLGEDVRKLIEDAGAKLIFLPPYSPDFSPIENCFSKIKSILRSIKARSYPELAKAIDEAFSQVSSSDLRNWFSHCCYCASPA
- a CDS encoding Eco29kI family restriction endonuclease; amino-acid sequence: MTIFDRSKHVYVSPDFDEVVKDTIRFFNGTPVHPIPVPKRFHGTGIYALYCIAKSGIYSRFNLVNRTAFHMPIYVGKAVPKGWRQARQLIPVNTQSYELNNRINEHSHSIDLAENLDRSDFFCRFMILEGKESDLIGTVEAALIRKYQPIWNTLIDGFGNHDPGKGRYAQAKSDWDVCHPGRPWAIKCQGVHGTKEELLQSIENFMARLSGEDA